In Chitinophagaceae bacterium, the DNA window TCGGAATCAAATGACGTTCTGCTATTTCAATTTTCTCTTCCACACTGTAGCCACTGATGTCAATGATTTCCATTCTGTCGCGCAAAGCAGGCTGAATGGTTTGCAAAGAATTCGCGGTAGCGATGAATAAAACTTTTGAGAGGTCGTATTCAATCTCTACATACTGATCGTAAAAAGAATTATTCTGTTCAGGATCTAAAACTTCCAACAATGCGGAAGACGGATCGCCTCGGAAGTCTGCGCCTACTTTATCAATTTCATCCAGCACAAAAACAGGATTGGAGGTTTGTGCTTTTTTTAAAGATTGAATGATGCGGCCGGGCATTGCACCGATATATGTTTTGCGATGACCACGAATCTCCGCTTCATCATGTAATCCGCCCAATGACATACGCACATATTTGCGGTTCAATGCTTTCCCGATTGATTTGCCCAGAGAAGTTTTACCAACTCCCGGAGGACCGACAAAGCAAAGTATAGGAGATTTAAGATCGCCTTTCAGTTTTAATACAGCAAGATATTCAAGGATACGATCCTTTACTTTTTCCAATCCATAGTGATCCTGTTCAAGAATTTTTTTCGCACGCCTTAAATCAAATTTATCTTTTGTGAAAACATTCCACGGAAGATCAAGGAGCAATTCCACATAATTCAAAATCACGGAATGTTCAGCCGCGGCAGGATTCATCCGTTGCAGTTTACCCACCTCCTTTTCAAAATGATCAGCAACAGGTTTCGCCCATTTCTTTTTAGCGGCACGATCACGCAGGTTCTGAATTTCTTTCTCGATAGAATCAGAGCTTCCTAATTCTTCCTGAATTGTTTTTAACTGCTGTTGCAGGAAATAATCCTTCTGCTGTTTCTCAATATCTGATCGTACTTTACTCTGAATTTTATTCTTTAGCTCCAGCACTTGAATTTCTGATTCTAACTGCACCAGCACAGCCTGCGCCCGTTCTTTGAGATCGCTCAACTCAAGCACTTTCTGCTTTTCTTTCAATTCAATAGAAAGATTGTTTGCGATAAAGTTGATGAGGAAAGATGGAGAATCGATATTGCGAAGCATGATGCTGGCTTCCGTAGGAATATTAGGAGACAGCTTGATGATGTTTCCCGCCATTTCCTTCAGCGAAGAAACCATCGCCTCAAACTGTTTATCATCCGGATAAGGAATATCATTCAACACATCAATAGATGCTTTGAAATAAGGATCAGCAGAAACGAATTCGCGGATAGAGAACCTGATTTTTCCCTGAATGATTGCCGTAGTGCTGCCATCAGGCATCTTCAGCATTTTCAGAATCTTGGCCATCGTTCCCACTTTGTGAAGATCCTTGAACTCAGGCTCTTCCATATTCGCATCCACCTGGGCAATAACACCGATAAAGCGATCTGCTGCATAAGCATCTCTTACGGCTTTAATCGATTTATCGCGACCAACGGTGATGGGTATTACAACACCGGGAAACAAAACGGTATTGCGCAATGGAAGCACAGGAATAACATCTGCAAATACATCCTTCTTTCCGTCTCCCTCCTCTTCCAATGTAATCAAAGGCATAAACTCAATGTCTTCTTCCATACCCTGCATATCAAATCTCAGGTTCAAGTCATTCATAATTTTCATTTAGTTTTCAGCAATTGTTAGGTTCAATTATCAGCGCTCAGTTGCAAAGTAATTCTAAAATTTTCAACTACTTAAACGAAGACTGCAAACGCGCGCAATTGTCAAATATCCCGCCATGCTGGCATTTGCCTTTAAATCGGAAATTATGGCTGAAATAGATATTTATATGCGACTAATTAGCTGGAAAAGAGATGAAATGGGAATTGGAGAAGTTAGACTGAAGTTTGATAGCATACTGTTCTGTATCATTTTTATGATTGCGCTGATCCTGTTTTATCTAAACAATCAAAATGATCTGCGTTCTATTATGGCTGTTTAACAGCACGCAGCTACCTGTAATAAGCAACAAGGATGTCGATTATTTAACCTCCTCCGTTTCTTCAGCGGCTTTCTCTGACGCCTTTTTCTCGGCTTTACCTTTACCAATAGGCACACTCACATTTAAATAAATGGCTGAATTTTTCTGACTGCCCGCGATAAAATTATTTACATCAACAAATCCAAAATAGTAATCTGCACAAATGGTCATTCCCTTTCCTTGCTTAAGTTTATACCCCAAACCAAATTGTATCCCTGCATCTAACCTGCTAAGACTATCCTTAATACTATTGGCAAATACAAGATCATCTTTGTCAACTACCGTATTTTTGAAATTGTCGAAGGCGGTATAACGTAATCCCAACTGAATACCACCTTCTGCATGAAAATAATCAACAATGCGGTAACGCATCAATACCGGAACATTAAAGTAATTAATTTTCCTTTCTACAGAACCTGTAGCAAAAACACTGTCAAGATAGATGCTATTCAGGGTATATGGATCAAGTCCTTTCGTTCCCATTTTTGCTTTCACGCGCACGCCGGTATGCAGAAAAAGTTTTTCTTTCAGTTTAAAATCAAAATAAAAACCAAGATTCCAGTCTGGAAGTATCTTGGCATTGACTGTATTACTCATGTTTAAAAAATTCACGCCTCCATCGAGTCCGAACTCAAGTTTATCTGAATTTAATTTATCGCCCAACAGCAAAGTGATGAGTACTTGTGAATGTGCTGCGGGACTACAGGTAAACAGCAACACAGTTATTATAAGCAACGCTTTTAGTTTTTTCATGGTTGTTTTTTTCTTATTTAATAAAGTGCCGGTTTCACTTTAAACGGCATACTATTCAATTAAGGTGATTAAACCTGTTGACAAGATACTATTTCGCCTTAAACTATGGCCGCTTCATAATGGAGGTTCCAAAATGAATTTTATAGTGCATTTCGCTTACTACGAATGAAAAAAACCGCCCCATATCTCCGGGGCGGTTTCCTGATAAGTTAAAATTTTACTACTGTTATTTGATCTTGATAAATTTAGTGGAAGCTGAATGTAATCCGTCAGAAACTGAAATAAAGTACATACCATCTGAAAGAACCGCCGTTTCAATTTCGAGTTGTTGATCTCCTGATTCAAAATGTTGACTGATATTACTTACCACTCTTCCGTTAATGTCCACCACTTTAATGTTGTAATCACCTGCATTATTGGCGGTAAAGTACAGTTGCATAGTTACACTACTATTTACAGGATTCGGATACACACCGATTTCATTTTCTCCAAGTTCAAGTGATGCTGTAATATCATCGGCCAATTTAAGCGGAGAGAAACAAAGCACATGCGCGGGCGTCTTTTTCTTCATGACTAACTGATGCTGTATAAAATTATCACAAAGCTGATCCGTGCAATATTGATTGGGCGTAGATTTTACAGTGTCCACTATTAATTTCAAGGTGTCTGAATGACAAGTAGTTGGATTTACCATACCAATTCCATCTGTTTTAATCACATGCGCATCGGTAAGTGTAGCTCCACCATAGGTATTCAGTGAATTCGTGCTGATGAAATAACCGGGAGTCGGATAACCTCCGCTCACTGAAACTACACTTTCTGTACGAGGGAAATTGGGTGTGGTAAGCGCGTAGTGATGTGCCCTGACTATTGTACCATTTGTAATATCCATTTCGAGCAGATAGGTGTCTGAAAAAATACCGGTATTCGGATCATCTACTCCACCTGTAATTACTACGTCTTTCGCGATCAGCCTGGCCTGATAAATTCCCTGTCCATAAGTAATTGGCTTCGGTGCCGCAGTCGTTCCGGGTACGCCGAAACGATGTGCATTTACAAATGCGCCTGTATTTACGTTTACCCTTGAAAGAAAGCCGAGGCAACCAGGAGTGTTCCCAACTCCTACTCCATTTGATAATCCTGTAATTACAAAATTGTCCACTGTACCGGCAACGCCAACGGTCTCATCTTCAAACATAATATCCCATCCCTGATCCTTTGGTAAAACACCGCTTGGTGTAGTAAATGGATAATCTACTTTCCAAAGCATCATTCCATCATATCGAACACGCATAACAAAATGAGTAGAGCCTGCAACGCCGGGCACATTCCGTTCACCGGTAATGGTAATTCCAATGGGATCATTTACATTGCCGTTTAAGAACTCACGGTAAACACATGATTGGTGTGGAATGAAGTTGGCAGGAATCTGGAAAGTAGGTGGGTTATAAAAAAACCTCCAAAGCAACACGCCGTTAATATCCACACGTGTGATAGCCGGAAAAGTTATTCCTGTTGCAGGATTGGTAACAGATGAAACCATGATCGCATCACCATTAGGGCACGACTCAATAGAAATACCTGTTTCATCATAAATGGCTCCTGCAGCAAAAATATTGGTACGTACCCACAGTATATTGCCATTATTATCAAATTTGATCATCACCGGCCGGCGAACACCAAGCGCAGGATCTTTGTAATAACCACTTACATAAAAATAGTTTTTTGATTTCGGCACCGCCACTGCATTTACTGCGGGTGCAAAAACCGGGCACACCGAAAAACTGCAAGGCAACTGACTTGTTGAAGGTGATGCGGTGAAGTTGCCGTATCCTGCCTGAATATCAGTAGCGGTATAAGAAATGGTTGGATTTGCTCCGTCATAGTATTTACGGTCCCATGCCGAGGCACCGGTAGCACCTGTATAGCGGGAGAACAGGATGTGTTCCGTACCCAGTGAAGGCGCAAAGCTGTTGGTGTTTCCAATTACCCAATAATCACTGCTTACTGCTACGCCTGCAACATAATTGTCAGAGCCTGCCGGAAGCATAGTATTCTGAAATGTTTGTGCACGAAGTGCTGTTACGTTGAATACTGCAAGGCAAACAAACAGCAGTACCATGTTCGTAGTTAATTTTTTCATGACTAATTTGATTTAGAATGAGTGCCTACTCTGTTCCGGCTTTTCAGCATCCGCCGTAATGATGAACCAAAAATAGCTTGACCACAACTCCTGATGCAATTACAATATGTTTGGTATGTAGCTTTTCAGCAGGGCTGAAAAAAAGAATGCCCCCGTTTTCGGAGGCATTCGATTTTAGCAACAGCTAATTTTTAAAATTTCAGCAGCTTCAATCTTTTTACATCATTATTTATACGTAGTTCAACAATATATAATCCGGGAGAAAGATCAGCTACAGAAAATTCCAATTCATTCATTCCTTCATCCAGTGAACCTGCCAAATCTTCCATGTTCAATTGTTGACCAATTGAATTGTAAAGCGCCACTGAAACATCTGCTGCTTCTTTCAGATCAATCCTGATGGTGCAATAATCAGTAGCAGGATTCGGATAGATGGTCAGCGGATTTAATGCAGCCAAAATACCGGATTCTCTGCATCCGATGTCAGGTCCCGTATAATTGAAACAAATAGTATCCTGCACATAATAAATACTGCCACTTGGACAGGAAATCTGGAAGTTAAAGACATAACAGGAATCACAATTTAAAGTGTCGAGGCTCTTCATTTGCCATTTACCGGCCGCTGTTTTACGGAGCAAAATATCTATTGGTGCGTCAATCGCGCTTACAGTTGATGCAGCTACAGCAGCGCCTCCACCACATTTTGATGTTGCATAATCAGAAAGATTCTTCAGCTTGGTCCATTTGCTTACTACCAGCTTACAGGTATCACTATCACAGGAAGCAATGGCAATATCAAGGTTATCGGTTATGATATCCAGTGTAAGTACAAACGCCAGCGTAAACTGATCAGGACAATTGGGTGCGAAAATGCTGAGTTTTACCGTGGAGGACAACATTGGTAACGCGGGGATTTTAACGCCGAGGTATCCTCCATTCATATGCAGCACATTCGCATTTGTTACAGTTACTGTATAGAAACACGCCGGCAAGTCCACACACTTTACCTGCACTTTATAGTTTACGGAAGTGCCCGTTGTTGCAGGTTTCCAATACACATAAAAGTTACCGGACTGATCATACAATACAACCTGCTTCAACGGAGGAATACAATTTTGCGCATCAGCCGCACTTGAGGAGATCAGCAACAGCGCAGCGATCAAAAACGAAAGAACGTTGGGTAGGTTTATGTTTTTCATTTGGCTTCTGGATTGGTTGAATAGTTTTGTGTCAATTTCGTGAATTAAAAGGTAAGTTGCTATTATTTTCAAGCCTTTTTAATTACTTTTTTTCTTAATTGTACCTAAAAAGCGGTTTTAAGTACCTCAACTTTTTACTATTTCCATCGAAGAATAGTGCATGAAACTAAGCTGATAAAAACCCTGCGCACCCTCCAGCGTAAAGAGCTGGTTGATTTAGCCCGCTTTGCACAATCCGGACTGGTACCGGTAAGTGAGAAGGGGATGGAATTGCTTGAATATATTCTTGCCTGCCAGCCGGATTTTGGTTCCCCACGGCTAAAGAAAGAAGTTGCTTTTAAGCAATTGTTCCTGAGACAACCATTTAATGATTCAAAAATAAGATTGCTGCAAAGTGATATTCTGAAATTGGTGAATCATTTTATCGGAGCCAGGGTTGTTTTCGCTGTTCCTTATGAGTCTGAAATGTTACAGCTCGAACATTTTATGAAAACAGAGAACAATGATTACACCTTAAAACGTATCGGGGAGTTGGAAAAGAAAGTGGCTGCGATTCCTTTTCATAATGAACATTATTTCCACCTCCGTTTCCGGATTGAGCAGTTGAAG includes these proteins:
- the lon gene encoding endopeptidase La codes for the protein MNDLNLRFDMQGMEEDIEFMPLITLEEEGDGKKDVFADVIPVLPLRNTVLFPGVVIPITVGRDKSIKAVRDAYAADRFIGVIAQVDANMEEPEFKDLHKVGTMAKILKMLKMPDGSTTAIIQGKIRFSIREFVSADPYFKASIDVLNDIPYPDDKQFEAMVSSLKEMAGNIIKLSPNIPTEASIMLRNIDSPSFLINFIANNLSIELKEKQKVLELSDLKERAQAVLVQLESEIQVLELKNKIQSKVRSDIEKQQKDYFLQQQLKTIQEELGSSDSIEKEIQNLRDRAAKKKWAKPVADHFEKEVGKLQRMNPAAAEHSVILNYVELLLDLPWNVFTKDKFDLRRAKKILEQDHYGLEKVKDRILEYLAVLKLKGDLKSPILCFVGPPGVGKTSLGKSIGKALNRKYVRMSLGGLHDEAEIRGHRKTYIGAMPGRIIQSLKKAQTSNPVFVLDEIDKVGADFRGDPSSALLEVLDPEQNNSFYDQYVEIEYDLSKVLFIATANSLQTIQPALRDRMEIIDISGYSVEEKIEIAERHLIPKQLEAHGLKNKHVHFSKPVIQKIIEDYTRESGVRELDRKLAGVMRSVAKDVALGEKRNAELTVEDIKRILGIKRFDAEMYQEENPPGVAIGLAWTYVGGEILYVETALSKGKGNLKLTGNLGDVMKESASTALTYIKSHAEKIGIRQEDFDKKDIHIHVPEGAIPKDGPSAGVTMLSAIASAYSGRKVKKYLAMTGEITLRGKVLPVGGIKEKILAAKRAGMKEIMLCKMNEKDISEINPEFIKGITFHYVDDMMQVLEIALVK
- a CDS encoding PorT family protein translates to MKKLKALLIITVLLFTCSPAAHSQVLITLLLGDKLNSDKLEFGLDGGVNFLNMSNTVNAKILPDWNLGFYFDFKLKEKLFLHTGVRVKAKMGTKGLDPYTLNSIYLDSVFATGSVERKINYFNVPVLMRYRIVDYFHAEGGIQLGLRYTAFDNFKNTVVDKDDLVFANSIKDSLSRLDAGIQFGLGYKLKQGKGMTICADYYFGFVDVNNFIAGSQKNSAIYLNVSVPIGKGKAEKKASEKAAEETEEVK
- a CDS encoding T9SS type A sorting domain-containing protein; its protein translation is MKKLTTNMVLLFVCLAVFNVTALRAQTFQNTMLPAGSDNYVAGVAVSSDYWVIGNTNSFAPSLGTEHILFSRYTGATGASAWDRKYYDGANPTISYTATDIQAGYGNFTASPSTSQLPCSFSVCPVFAPAVNAVAVPKSKNYFYVSGYYKDPALGVRRPVMIKFDNNGNILWVRTNIFAAGAIYDETGISIESCPNGDAIMVSSVTNPATGITFPAITRVDINGVLLWRFFYNPPTFQIPANFIPHQSCVYREFLNGNVNDPIGITITGERNVPGVAGSTHFVMRVRYDGMMLWKVDYPFTTPSGVLPKDQGWDIMFEDETVGVAGTVDNFVITGLSNGVGVGNTPGCLGFLSRVNVNTGAFVNAHRFGVPGTTAAPKPITYGQGIYQARLIAKDVVITGGVDDPNTGIFSDTYLLEMDITNGTIVRAHHYALTTPNFPRTESVVSVSGGYPTPGYFISTNSLNTYGGATLTDAHVIKTDGIGMVNPTTCHSDTLKLIVDTVKSTPNQYCTDQLCDNFIQHQLVMKKKTPAHVLCFSPLKLADDITASLELGENEIGVYPNPVNSSVTMQLYFTANNAGDYNIKVVDINGRVVSNISQHFESGDQQLEIETAVLSDGMYFISVSDGLHSASTKFIKIK
- a CDS encoding T9SS type A sorting domain-containing protein; translation: MKNINLPNVLSFLIAALLLISSSAADAQNCIPPLKQVVLYDQSGNFYVYWKPATTGTSVNYKVQVKCVDLPACFYTVTVTNANVLHMNGGYLGVKIPALPMLSSTVKLSIFAPNCPDQFTLAFVLTLDIITDNLDIAIASCDSDTCKLVVSKWTKLKNLSDYATSKCGGGAAVAASTVSAIDAPIDILLRKTAAGKWQMKSLDTLNCDSCYVFNFQISCPSGSIYYVQDTICFNYTGPDIGCRESGILAALNPLTIYPNPATDYCTIRIDLKEAADVSVALYNSIGQQLNMEDLAGSLDEGMNELEFSVADLSPGLYIVELRINNDVKRLKLLKF